A genomic region of Ensifer sp. PDNC004 contains the following coding sequences:
- the repB gene encoding plasmid partitioning protein RepB — protein sequence MSKNARKSIVASFGLLSAELESNLAAKEQSTTPAPPAAPNRVGAGVVGAAHRAIDDIRAERDRLKALVESGGGAIRELDPSLVDPSPYPDRLPDDDGADFEAFKRSIDAEGQKVPVQVRKHPSSAGRYQIIYGHRRWLAAKQLGKPVRAIEVEISDLDLVVAQGVENASRQDLTWIERALFASRMDDAGIKPRDIKAALSIDDPELAKMRSVYRVVPTDVIEAIGRAPKIGRPRWLEFAKTIADHPESVAAARQILSEARAASPLSDQRFQRAFETIKPANAVRQDGTDLSDASGNKLGSWKLSAKEVRISADGPLGVEFVKFVGEELPALVARFSRDRKDQGL from the coding sequence ATGAGCAAGAACGCCCGCAAATCGATCGTCGCCAGCTTCGGCCTGCTTTCGGCCGAACTGGAAAGCAACCTTGCTGCGAAAGAGCAATCGACGACGCCCGCTCCTCCTGCTGCTCCCAATCGGGTCGGCGCCGGCGTGGTCGGTGCCGCGCATCGAGCGATCGACGACATACGGGCCGAGCGCGATCGGCTGAAAGCACTGGTCGAGTCGGGTGGCGGCGCGATCCGAGAGCTTGATCCTTCACTGGTCGATCCCTCCCCCTATCCGGACAGGCTGCCGGACGATGACGGGGCCGACTTCGAAGCCTTCAAGCGCTCGATCGATGCAGAAGGACAGAAGGTTCCGGTCCAGGTTCGCAAACACCCCTCGTCGGCGGGACGCTACCAGATCATTTACGGCCACCGGCGGTGGCTTGCCGCAAAACAGCTTGGCAAGCCCGTTCGCGCGATCGAAGTCGAAATATCGGATCTGGACCTGGTCGTTGCTCAGGGCGTCGAGAATGCGAGCCGGCAAGATCTCACCTGGATCGAACGCGCCTTATTCGCCTCGCGCATGGACGACGCCGGTATCAAGCCGCGCGACATAAAGGCGGCACTGTCGATCGACGACCCGGAGCTCGCCAAGATGCGCAGCGTTTACCGCGTGGTCCCGACCGACGTGATCGAGGCCATCGGTCGCGCGCCAAAGATTGGCCGGCCGCGCTGGCTCGAATTCGCCAAGACAATCGCTGACCATCCGGAATCCGTTGCGGCCGCTCGACAGATCCTGTCTGAGGCGCGCGCCGCTTCGCCGTTGTCCGATCAACGCTTCCAGCGTGCTTTCGAAACCATAAAACCCGCGAACGCGGTACGCCAGGACGGCACGGACTTGTCCGATGCTTCCGGCAACAAGCTGGGTTCCTGGAAGCTTTCGGCCAAGGAGGTGCGGATATCGGCCGACGGGCCTCTCGGTGTGGAATTCGTCAAATTCGTCGGGGAGGAACTGCCAGCGCTCGTCGCGCGGTTCTCTCGCGACCGCAAGGATCAAGGCCTCTGA
- the repC gene encoding plasmid replication protein RepC, with the protein MQSANVTTPFGRRPMTLALVRRQVASVEITPDKSADKWKVFRDACEARPLLGLQDRALAVLDALLSFYPETDLRQGQSLIVFPSNTQLSIRAHGIAGATLRRHLAALVDAGLIVRKDSANGKRYVRKDRSGDVEDAFGFDLAPLLARSEELAQMAQQVAAERTLFRRTKEALTIRRRDARKLISAAIEEGASGDWGKIEAVYLALVARMPRSPSIHDLKALLEEMELLCAEILNQLEDQQNSQNMSSNDARSERHIQNSNTESLSELEPSSRNELGAKPEREKRQTAEPLKAFPLAMVLRACPEIGLYGQSGEISNWRDFMAAAVVVRSMLGISPSAYQDACDVMGPENAAVALACMLERAGHINSAGGYLRDLTSKARRGEFSLGPMLMALLRGAGGMRNAG; encoded by the coding sequence ATGCAGAGTGCAAATGTGACGACGCCCTTTGGGCGGCGGCCGATGACGCTTGCGCTGGTGAGGCGACAAGTAGCATCCGTCGAGATCACGCCGGACAAGTCGGCGGATAAGTGGAAGGTCTTTCGCGACGCCTGTGAGGCGCGGCCGCTTCTCGGCCTGCAGGACAGGGCACTGGCCGTCCTTGATGCGCTGTTGAGCTTCTATCCCGAGACCGACCTTCGCCAGGGTCAATCCCTGATCGTCTTTCCGTCGAATACTCAGCTTTCAATTCGTGCGCATGGCATCGCCGGCGCGACTTTGCGTCGCCACCTGGCAGCACTCGTCGATGCTGGGCTTATCGTTCGCAAGGACAGCGCGAATGGCAAGCGTTACGTTCGCAAGGATAGGTCGGGGGACGTCGAAGACGCGTTCGGTTTCGATCTCGCACCTCTGCTCGCGCGATCGGAGGAACTTGCTCAAATGGCCCAACAGGTCGCAGCAGAACGGACGCTCTTTCGGCGCACCAAGGAGGCCCTCACGATCAGGCGCCGAGACGCACGTAAGCTCATTTCTGCCGCTATAGAGGAGGGGGCGAGCGGCGATTGGGGGAAGATCGAGGCTGTTTACCTGGCCCTCGTTGCGCGTATGCCGCGCTCTCCATCCATCCATGACCTCAAGGCGCTGCTCGAAGAAATGGAACTGCTGTGCGCTGAGATCCTCAATCAATTGGAAGATCAGCAAAATTCTCAAAATATGAGCAGCAATGATGCTCGTTCTGAGCGTCATATACAGAATTCAAATACCGAATCCCTTAGTGAACTTGAACCTAGCTCTCGAAATGAGCTGGGGGCGAAGCCAGAGCGAGAAAAGCGACAGACCGCAGAGCCGCTTAAGGCGTTCCCATTGGCGATGGTTTTGCGGGCCTGCCCTGAGATCGGGCTTTACGGGCAGAGCGGCGAGATATCGAACTGGCGCGACTTCATGGCGGCCGCCGTGGTCGTTCGCTCGATGCTGGGCATCAGCCCGAGTGCCTATCAGGATGCCTGTGATGTGATGGGACCCGAAAATGCAGCGGTGGCGCTTGCCTGCATGCTGGAAAGAGCTGGGCACATCAATTCTGCGGGCGGTTATCTCCGCGATCTGACCTCGAAGGCGCGGCGCGGTGAGTTCTCGCTCGGTCCGATGTTGATGGCGCTCTTGCGCGGGGCCGGCGGGATGCGGAATGCAGGGTAG